The nucleotide sequence CTAaaaatcacaaagaaaatgatgtgTCTATTTTGCAATATGCAGATGGCACTGTCATTCTTTTCCAGGATGATTTGGTGCAAGCAACAATTGTGAAAATGATTTTGAACCTCTTTGAGATTATGTCTAGtttgaaaattaattttcataagagtgaAGTGATCTATGTTGGGGTGGAGGAAGACAGAATTAAACAATTTGAAGAAATCTTAACTTGTAAAAAAGGAAAGCTTCCCTTGAAATATTTGGGGATTCCTTTGGACAAGAAAAGATTGAAAGGAACTGACTGGAACCCTTCTATTTCCAAATTGGAGAAAAGACTGGGGAGCTGGCTAGGCAGGCTTTTAAATATTGCTGGAAGAACCACTTTAATAAATTCTTCCCTCACTAGTCTAATCCTTTACATGCTCTCCTTTTATGAGGTTCCAAAAGGGGTTAAAAAGAAAATGGATAGACCAAGGGCAAGTTTTCTATGGAGTGGAGAGGAAGATAAACATAAATACCACCTAGTTGCCTGGGAGAGAGTCTGTAGACCCAAAACACTGGGTGGTCTAGGGATTCTGGACCTTGATTATATGAATATTGCCTTACTATCCAAGTGGCTTTGGAAACTTTTTAACGAAAAGGGTTTATGGCAAATCGTCTTATGGGATAAATATATTGGGAAAAACACATTTGGATAGGTGCAAAAGAAAACAGGAGACTCACATTTCTGGCGGGGTGTGATGAAATGCAAAAATCTGTTTTTGGCCTGTTGCAAATTTATTATAGGGAATGGTGAGAAAACGAGATTCTGGGAAGATAATTGGACTGGAAGCAAAAGCTTAGCAGTCACTTTCCCTGAACTCTATAATGTTTCTCTAGATCAACATATCACTGTAGCTGACGCTTTGTCCTCTCATCTCACCTCGCTGAAATTCAGGAGGAATTTGGTGGGGGATAAGGCAAGTCAATGGCAGGATTTACTGAAAATGTGTGGAGAAGTTGTCCTGAATAAAGAAGAAGATAAGCTATTCTGGATCCCAGAGGGATCGGGAGAATAGTGTTAGATCTTTTTATTCGGTGTTACAAGTTGGGGAAAAATGTCCATATAGATTCTTATGGAAAGTTAAAATACCCCCTAGAATTAAAACATTCATCTGGCTAGTTACCAAAAAAGTATCTTAACCAGGGATGTTCTACTTCATAGGGGTGGAAAATGTGAGAAACAATGCCTTTTTTGTGGTAAAAATGAATCTATTAACCATCTTTTTTCCAATGTCCCCGGGCCAGATATATGTGGAGTATGGTAAGCCATATAACAGGGATTCAATGTGATTTTTACGATGTGGAAACATGCTTGAATGTTTGGCTGGGTAATTttggaaagaagaaaaagaaagtaaTTTTTGTAGGGGTGGCGGCTTTGATTTGGAGCATCCGGAAGACTAGAAATTTAGCTTGTTTTCAACATGTCTGGCCTGCTGATCCTAGTGTGGTTATGTATAAGATGGTGCATTGGATTAATGATTGGAGTGTTTTGCAGGGGAAGGAGGACGCAAAGCTGGAGCTGCAACAGGGCGCAAAGCTGCTGGAGCGAGTCGCCAGTGACATCTTCCAGGCACGAAGGAGCTGGGCATCTTGGATTCCGAGGATCGAAGATTGATTCAAAAATTAGTGGGCTGTAGAGAGTTTTTGCTTGCTTAGATGTTTGTTTGGGCTGAGTCTGATCTAGCTGAGTTCCTGTGGGTGATGCTCATATAGGAACCTTTTTTCCTTAAAGCCTTGCCATCCTTGTATACAAAGAGAGGGCAATGGGGGAAAAGTTCTGGAAACACAAACATGTGTGAGGCTGTCGGTCTGCGTTCTGGCTGTAATGACAGATATTTGGTTTCGTTAATGAAATCGAGGGGATCccccctttctttcaaaaaaaaaagaaactccCGCATAAAACAGTCAATTCATATATTTCATGAAACTGACAAGGCTGAGTTGAATTAATAAGACAAGTAGATGGCTAACTCAGCCGTTGCAAAATTGCTATCACTATGTATTGTCCCTTAAGAGACATTGATGAAATTGGAACGGTGCAGAGAAGATTCGCATGGATGACATGCACAAATTGCTACTGCCTATTTATCATATCTGGATATAGCAATGGACGAAGAAAAACATCATTTTTTGGAACATTATTATGGACAAGGATCGGGAAATCTTGCATGTACATCATTGATCTCCGCCAAAATTTCTTCACAGAGATGGACCCTTGTGGCCTGAAGAACTTCCTTGAGCTGCCATAATTTAGTAGCACCGAAAACAGCTGAGCCCACGAGGGGGTGTCTCAGTACAAATGCTGAAAGCATAAAGATGAGAAGAAATGATCAGTAATTAATGGCTACAAATGCAACTTTGAAAAGAGCATAAGTATGTGGTAACACACCAACTGCTAGGATTGATGGCAAAATGCCATACTTGACGCCAATTCTTCTATATTCCTGAAATAGTTTACAAGAATTAATGTGTGCTCATTCTTCTACATTCCTGAAATAGTTTACAAGGACTAATGTGTAAGCATGAAGAAGACAGAGGATGGCTACTACCGCACCTTCACTGCCGATTCCAGCTTGGGGTTCTGCAGATTGTATCTGGATTCACCCTCGGAGTATCTTCCTACAAAGCAGGAGGAGCACTGATGATGCGGAGCACAAGACTGAAATTAAAGGGGCCAGGAATCTGGCTATGAAACTAGCTATTTAAAATGAAAAACTTGGTACCTTTGAAAAGATTCATCCTTGCATCTGGCGGTCCGCTGTCATCAGATGAGTGATACTTCCCTGAAAGTATACCCATTGCCATTGGGCTGTAGGCCAGCAAACTGATTCTGAAAATGCCATAGTTCACCAAGGCAATTTAAGAGTCAGCTTGCACAGAGTAACTACAAACTGAGATGAGCAGCATTTGTCACCCACAAAAGTAGCAAACTGAAGGTTAGGACTATACTATGGTTACCTCTCGTGATGGCAACATTCCGCCAACCCAGCATCAAAATTGCGACACAGCAGGTTATACGAGTTCTGCAAAATGCATATGAAAGTAAGTATTAAGTGCTATCCCGTCACTGAAACAATACACATCTAAATGATTAAATTCACTCTGCTACTTACTTGGACTGTTAGTATCTTGGAGCGCAGCTGAAAATCCCTACTCAGCTGAAGGAACTTCATCAACCCATATGCTGTTTCGTTGCTAAGGCCAATGTACCTGATCTAACACCAGGAATTTAAATGAGTCTGCCAAAACGGGAGAACTAACATGTTGTACAAATAGGCAGGATATAACACCGACAGCAACCCTGCAGCATACCTTTCCAGCCTCTACGCCTTTTCCAAGCGCCTCTAGCTGTTCTTCCATGGGTATAGACGCGTACTGACGGCTCGGATCGTAGTCCGTCTCTCCAAACATAGGAACATAACTACAGGGTAAGCATGCCTTGTGTTAGGACTTGAGGATGCACATGATATGATACTAGCAAAAAACATAGCATAGCAGCCACTGGCATGGAATGAAATAGTTGGACAGACCGATCGGGCCAATGTATCTGGTAGAGGTCGATGTAATCCACACCCAATCGGCGCAAACTGAAACCAGAAAAGGAGAGCATATCAAACATCCTTCAGATAATATGAACAGAAATACCACTAGCCCAACTAAGCAAACGGTTCCTGGAGGAACATGTACTGTGTTGGTAAACCATTTCATTCTGAACAAAAACTGACTAGCTTCTGAACTTAGAACAAAGGATCAAGTATCTAAAGTTCTGAATAGAAGAAAAATTAGCAATTGACCAACCTGGTATCGATTGCTTCCGTGATGTTCCTGGAGTCGAGAGCCACCGGCCCGCCACGGATCCACGTCATCTGACCAGACGGCCCGGCGACCTGCCCGAGCAACGCAGGATCGAACACACAGAATGAACTGCAGTGTTGGTAGATTTTACTGACAAAGGACATTGGCTGCTGACGACAAGCTGACCTTGGTGGCGAGCACCACGCTGTCGCGGGGGACCCGCCGGGCCCGCAGCCACCGGCCGACGAGCTCCTCGCTGCGCCCGTGCGTTTCCGCGCGCTGCGGCACCGGGTACATCTCGGCGGAGTCGAAGAAGTTGACGCCGGCGTCGAAGGCGGCGTCGAGGAGGCGGAGCGATTCCGGCGGCCCGCTTTGCTCCCCCATCGTCATGGTCCCTGCGGCGCCGGAATCTGGTCAGCGCAGAAACATGGGCGGAGGCAGGAGACagaggatggatggatgtggggCCGAACCGAGGCAGAGGCGGGACACGGGCGGCAGGTCGGGGGCGAGGTGGAAGGTGGGCATTGCCATGGCCGCCCTCTGTTGCTGGCTGCCGCTCTCTCCTACCTATCCTCTCGGCTGTAGCGGGCCTGTGCCGATGAAGGAGAGAGAAAAGTGGAAACTAACGGGAAAACTTAAGTGCCCTTTGGTCAACTTAAAAAAGATATTTCCACAgcgcaaaaaaaaatcaaaaaaatgtacATACAGAGGTACACATATGACGCGTTTTTTTGAATAATTTAGATTGCATGACAATATTCTTTCATACGTGGCGTAGACAAAAAAACAAAACGAACATAAAAATGGGTCCCTTTTTTGCTGTTGGGACCGGATTTTTTTTCCTGTGCACCTTGCAAATCATAATATTTTTAAACGAAAATTTATAGGATCCATCGTGAATATGTataagtttttcctttttttgaaacTTGGAAATGTGATTTTTGAATCATTTGAGAAAACGGGACCCAATGCCCCCGTCCTCCATAAATTCGCACCCGGAAAGAATAACTTTAcacttaggctagccatagtggggtaacttaggtagtaactgaaggaaatatgccctagaggcaataataaagttattatttatttccttatatcatgataaatgtttattattcatgctagaattgtattaaccggaaacataatacatgtgtgaatacatagacaaacttagtgtcactagtatgcctctacttgactagctcgttaatcaaagatggttatgtttcctaaccatgaacaaagagttgttatttgattaacggggtcacatcattaggtgaatgatctgattgacatgacccattccattagcttagcacccgatcgtttagtatgttgctattgctttcttcatgacttatacatgttcctatgactatgagattatgcaactcccgtttgccggagcaacactttgtgtgctaccaaacgtcacaacgtaaatgagtgattataaaggagctctacaggtgtctccaaaggtagatgttgggttggcgtatttcgagattatgatttgtcactccgattgtcggagaggtatctcagggccctctctgtaatgcacatcacataaagccttgcaagcattgtaactaatgagttagttgcgagatgatgtattacagaacgagtaaagagacttgccggtaacgagattgaactaggtattggataccgacgatcgaatctcgggcaagtaacataccgatgacaaagggaacaacgtatgttgttatgcggtctgaccgataaagatcttcatagaatatgtaggagccaatatgggcatccaggtcccgctattggttattgaccggagatatgtctcaatcatgtctacattgttctcgaaccgtagggtacgcacgcttaacgttacgatgacagttattatgagtttatgcattttgatgtaccgaagttagttcggagtcccggatgtgatcacggacatgacgaggtgtctcgaaatggtcgagacataaagattgatatattggacgactatattcggacacgcgaagggttccggagaagtatcggataaaaccggagcaccggggggttaccggaaccccccggggggttaatgggccttatgggcctaatgtggagaagaggaaggggctaccagggcaggccgcgcgccccctctccccctagtccgaattggacaaggagggaggggcggcgcccccccccccctttcctattctccctccacctctcctagttggacaaggaacgggaggggagtcctactcccggtaggagtaggactcctcctgcgcgcctccccttggccggccgcacccccccttggatcctttatatacgggggcagggggcacctctagacacacaagttgatccacgtgatcgttccttagccgtgtgcggtgccccctgccaccatattccacctcgatcatatcgttgtagtgcttaggcgaagccctgcgtcggtagactatcatcatcgtcaccacgccgttgtgctgacggaactcaaccccgaagctttgctggatcggagcccggggagcgtcatcgagctgtacgtgtgctaagaactcggaggtgccggagtaacggtgcttggatcggtcggatcgggaagacgtacgactacttcctctacgttgcgtcaacgcttccgctgttgatctacaagggtatgtagatcacactctcccctctcgttgctatgcatcaccatgatcttgcgtgtgcgtaggaaaattttaaaattactacgaaacccaacagtggcatccgagcctaggttttatggtttgatgttatatgcacgagtagaacacaagtgagttgtgggcgatataagtcatactgcctaccagcatgtcatactttggttcggcggtattgttggatgaagcggcccggaccgacattacgcgtacgcttacgcgagaccggttctcccgacgtgctttgcacaaaggtggcttgcgggtgactgtttctctaactttagttgaaccgagtgtggctacgcccggtccttgcgaaggttaaaacggcatcaacttgacaaactatcgttgtggttttgatgagtaggtgagattggttcttgcttaagcccgtagcagccatgtaaaacttgcaacaacaaagtagatgacgtctaacttgtttttgcagggcatgttatgatgtgatatggtcaagacatgatgctgaattttattgtatgagatgatcatgttttgtaaccaagttatcggcaactggcaggagccatatggttgttgctttattgtatgcaatgcagtcgcgatgtaatgctttactttatcactaagcggtagcgatagtcgtggaagcataagattggcgagacgacaacaatgctacgatggagatcaaggtgtcgcgccggtgacgatgatgatcatgacggtgctacggagatggagatcacaggcacaagatgatgatggccatatcatatcacttatattgattacatgtgatgtttatcttttatgcatcttatcttgctttgattgacggtagcattataagatgatctctcactaattatcaagaagtgttctccctgagtatgcaccgttgtgaaagttcttcgtgctgagacaccacgtgatgatcgggtgtgataggctctacgttcaaatacaataggtgcaaaacagttgcacacgcggaatactcaggttatacttgacgagccaagcatatacagatatggcctcggaacacggagaccgaaaggtcgagcgtgaatcatatagtagatatgatcaacatagtgatgttcaccaatgaaactactccatctcacgtgatgatcggacatggtttagttgatttggatcacgtgatcacttagaggattagagggatgtctatctaagtgggagttcttaagtaatttgattaattgaacttaaatttatcatgaacttagtacctgatagtatcttgcttgtttatgtttgattgtagatagatggctcgtgctgttgttccgttgaattttaatgcattccttgagaaagcaaagttgaaagatgatgctagcaattacacggactgggtccataacttgaggattatcctcattgctgcacagaagaattacgtcctggaagcaccgttgggtgccaggcctgctgctggagcaacaccagatgttatgaacgtctggcagagcaaagctgatgactactcgatagttcagtgtgccatgctttacggcttagaatcgggacttcaacgacgttttgaacgtcatggagcatatgagatgttccaggagttgaagttaatatttcaagcaaatgcccggattgagagatatgaagtctccaataagttctatagctgcaagatggaggagaacagttctgtcagtgagcatatactcaaaatgtctgggtataataatcacttgattcaattgggagttaatcttccagatgattgcgtcattgacagaattttccaatcactgccaccaagctacaagagcttcgtgatgaactataatatgcaagggatgaacaagactattcccgagctcttcgcaatgctgaaagctgcggaggtagaaatcaaaaaggagcatcaagtgttgatggtcaacaagaccactagtttcaagaaaaagagcaaagggaagaagaaggggaacttcaagaagaacagcaagcaagttgcttctcaagagaagaaacccaagtctggacctaagcctaaaactgagtgcttctactgcaagcaaactggtcactggaagcggaactgccccaagtatttggcggataagaaggatggcaaggtgaacaaaggtatatgtgatatacatgttattgatgtgtaccttactaatgctcgcagtagcacctggggatttgatactggttctgttgctaatatttgcaactcgaaatagggactacggattaagcgaagattggcaaaggacgaggtgacgatgcgcgtgggaaacggttccaaagtcgatgtgatcgcggtcggcacactacctctacatctaccttcgtgtaagtgcatctagtgccacccctagttggttttggagaattgactacaagcctagttgagggactaatgtgtttgtgagaattgcaggaaaacacaggtagaagtccctcattaattcggttttactaccagagatgacccctaaaaatgtatgaagacattgaagacaaaggtggtatatgaagatattcacattgaagactatgacaacagaagacacgttatgaagcctatggaactcgaagacttagatccttcgtagttctttttattcttgttgagtcataggaaccaccgtactgttaagtggggtccaagagaaccagtcagaatgattgaagtgatgcctaaatcaaaaacctatgtcttcgagtgaagacaatgagagcgaatcttgtccagagccggacaagtcagctttgcttgtagcccaagtaaagttgccatgagagttcgaaatctgaccgttgagacacgtgtcagttccttagtgacccagggtcatttcggacaaatcaggtcgggttgccaagtggctataaatagcccacccccacaaccataaacggttggctgctcagatttcagcgcacggcttttgtcgtttgagagcaacccacctcgaagcctttgagagaaaattcctagtgaggagaaaagccctaaccacccagagccagagtaaattgggcatcacttgagtcttcttgtctgtgtgatctgaagacttattacacttgaggactgtgaatcctccagacggttaggcgtcgcgttcagagcatccaagagacattgtggattgccagtgaacgaagtctgtgaaggtttgggagtctaccttgaagacttaccagagtgattgggcgaggactaagtgaccttagctcaaggagaatacggtgaggacttggtgtcctgaactgtgtgttcaggactgggtgtccgggactgtctgtcctaaggtttaaatacctagccgctccaaccagacgtacagttgtcacaacaactggaactggtccaacatatcattgtcttcaacgagtcactggtttcatcttcacttccttccCTTGCTGTTACttattgtgaagtcattgcatgcttgctttatcatttgtcttcacaacgtgaatgcatGATCTGtgtggcttcataacttcttcccacttgatccttattacactgaagctgtttgtcactgtgctttcactctgtgaatacatgaccatggctggcctagtgtaatctaacttccgctgcatagtaataggcataatcttcactgtttgtcttcataactcccaagttttgaagactttcataaaaatctcctattcacccccctctagtcgatataacgcactttcaattggtatcagatctaggtgctcccttgttctgtgtgattcggtttaaccacct is from Triticum aestivum cultivar Chinese Spring chromosome 3A, IWGSC CS RefSeq v2.1, whole genome shotgun sequence and encodes:
- the LOC123057840 gene encoding protein tas; its protein translation is MAMPTFHLAPDLPPVSRLCLGTMTMGEQSGPPESLRLLDAAFDAGVNFFDSAEMYPVPQRAETHGRSEELVGRWLRARRVPRDSVVLATKVAGPSGQMTWIRGGPVALDSRNITEAIDTSLRRLGVDYIDLYQIHWPDRYVPMFGETDYDPSRQYASIPMEEQLEALGKGVEAGKIRYIGLSNETAYGLMKFLQLSRDFQLRSKILTVQNSYNLLCRNFDAGLAECCHHERISLLAYSPMAMGILSGKYHSSDDSGPPDARMNLFKGRYSEGESRYNLQNPKLESAVKEYRRIGVKYGILPSILAVAFVLRHPLVGSAVFGATKLWQLKEVLQATRVHLCEEILAEINDVHARFPDPCP